From a single Sus scrofa isolate TJ Tabasco breed Duroc chromosome 13, Sscrofa11.1, whole genome shotgun sequence genomic region:
- the MUC20 gene encoding mucin-20 precursor: protein MVAGASDKMGCLWGLALPLFFFCWKAGVPGSFAGPSTNGSGHADMSAVTPAAGTTSEGLFWTTDLTEISVPSHIPLETQTLGTQTSDRAFIPGGTISEAETRETKTIFPAAKTRALVKTTPSKSMVVTMPLETPATRSRPMGSEMTTVETVTGKDLLKAVFDTLCTFDSSEEAKTIMVDYLTLAYSAEAKALSSESSTSSDNSVPAIAPQALLPNITALAKALVPSNITILKVINCSFIEIEATATIPGTSDINHSPTGGKALSAPETSALPDSNEDTSHFTRTTLHSAPAEILSTASATVSTTPDSTLTISSTTETETTAAKATPPSGKLMTVSTNFLEGNSTLSVGTSHTKVSEAVTTSTEAWSTVGKATSPAGFSAMVYSLSEVATIMNSTPSETSTTGSTFSGPVPLSRNPLPSAHLTTASSSQVINTTLAKTTASAKTSKMASTAAGKPSRATPTTVPRWTDVTAGRNGGFLLLRLSVVSPEDLTDPTVTERLMQQFHRELQVLTPPIQVSLLRVRRG, encoded by the exons ATGGTGGCCGGAGCCTCAGATAAGATGGGCTGTCTCTggggcctggctctgccccttttcttcttctgctgGAAGGCTGGGGTCCCTGGGAGCTTTGCAG GCCCCAGCACCAATGGATCAGGCCACGCAGATATGTCTGCTGTGACTCCAGCGGCTGGGACAACCTCAGAGGGACTCTTTTGGACCACTGACCTCACTGAAATCTCTGTGCCAAGCCATATCCCTTTGGAAACTCAAACCCTGGGCACCCAGACCTCTGATAGAGCTTTCATCCCAGGTGGCACCATTTCAGAAGCAGAGACCCGGGAAACCAAGACCATTTTTCCTGCAGCAAAGACCAGGGCCCTCGTGAAAACAACGCCTTCCAAGTCCATGGTTGTGACCATGCCTCTGGAGACACCAGCCACCCGTAGCCGCCCCATGGGAAGTGAAATGACCACAGTTGAGACTGTTACAGGTAAAGATCTCTTGAAAGCCGTCTTTGACACCCTTTGCACTTTTGACAGCTCTGAAGAAGCAAAGACGATCATGGTTGACTACTTGACATTGGCTTACTCTGCAGAAGCTAAGGCCTTGTCCTCAGAGAGCAGCACCTCCTCTGACAACTCAGTTCCAGCCATTGCCCCACAAGCCCTGTTACCCAACATTACTGCTCTGGCTAAAGCCTTGGTTCCCTCCAACATCACCATCCTCAAAGTGATCAACTGcagttttatagaaatagaagcaACTGCCACCATCCCTGGGACCTCAGACATAAATCACAGCCCCACAGGAGGAAAGGCCCTGTCTGCTCCTGAAACATCAGCTTTGCCTGACTCCAATGAAGACACATCACACTTCACCAGGACCACACTTCACTCAGCCCCTGCTGAGATCTTGTCAACAGCCAGTGCCACAGTATCAACCACACCTGATAGCACACTCACCATCAGTAGCACCACTGAGACTGAAACAACAGCAGCCAAGGCCACCCCTCCCAGTGGAAAGTTGATGACAGTCAGCACTAACTTCTTGGAAGGAAACTCAACCCTCTCTGTTGGAACAAGCCACACCAAGGTCTCAGAGGCAGTTACAACATCCACAGAAGCTTGGTCAACAGTAGGCAAAGCGACCTCCCCTGCTGGGTTCTCGGCCATGGTCTACAGCCTCTCTGAAGTAGCCACCATCATGAACTCCACCCCCTCAGAGACTTCTACCACAGGCAGCACATTCAGTGGGCCTGTTCCCCTTAGCAGGAACCCGCTTCCTTCTGCCCATCTGACGACGGCCAGCAGTAGTCAAGTAATAAACACCACTTTAGCCAagaccacagcctcagcaaagaCCTCTAAGATGGCCAGCACAGCTGCGGGGAAGCCCTCAAGAGCCACCCCTACCACTGTTCCAAGATGGACAGATGTTACTGCAG GCAGGAATGGAGGCTTCCTCCTCCTGAGGCTGAGTGTGGTCTCCCCAGAAGACCTCACTGACCCCACAGTGACAGAGAGGCTGATGCAGCAG TTCCACCGTGAACTGCAGGTGCTTACGCCTCCCATCCAAGTCTCCCTGCTGCGCGTCAGGAGGGGCTGA
- the MUC20 gene encoding mucin-20 isoform X1, with protein MVAGASDKMGCLWGLALPLFFFCWKAGVPGSFAGPSTNGSGHADMSAVTPAAGTTSEGLFWTTDLTEISVPSHIPLETQTLGTQTSDRAFIPGGTISEAETRETKTIFPAAKTRALVKTTPSKSMVVTMPLETPATRSRPMGSEMTTVETVTGKDLLKAVFDTLCTFDSSEEAKTIMVDYLTLAYSAEAKALSSESSTSSDNSVPAIAPQALLPNITALAKALVPSNITILKVINCSFIEIEATATIPGTSDINHSPTGGKALSAPETSALPDSNEDTSHFTRTTLHSAPAEILSTASATVSTTPDSTLTISSTTETETTAAKATPPSGKLMTVSTNFLEGNSTLSVGTSHTKVSEAVTTSTEAWSTVGKATSPAGFSAMVYSLSEVATIMNSTPSETSTTGSTFSGPVPLSRNPLPSAHLTTASSSQVINTTLAKTTASAKTSKMASTAAGKPSRATPTTVPRWTDVTAGRNGGFLLLRLSVVSPEDLTDPTVTERLMQQVLTPPIQVSLLRVRRG; from the exons ATGGTGGCCGGAGCCTCAGATAAGATGGGCTGTCTCTggggcctggctctgccccttttcttcttctgctgGAAGGCTGGGGTCCCTGGGAGCTTTGCAG GCCCCAGCACCAATGGATCAGGCCACGCAGATATGTCTGCTGTGACTCCAGCGGCTGGGACAACCTCAGAGGGACTCTTTTGGACCACTGACCTCACTGAAATCTCTGTGCCAAGCCATATCCCTTTGGAAACTCAAACCCTGGGCACCCAGACCTCTGATAGAGCTTTCATCCCAGGTGGCACCATTTCAGAAGCAGAGACCCGGGAAACCAAGACCATTTTTCCTGCAGCAAAGACCAGGGCCCTCGTGAAAACAACGCCTTCCAAGTCCATGGTTGTGACCATGCCTCTGGAGACACCAGCCACCCGTAGCCGCCCCATGGGAAGTGAAATGACCACAGTTGAGACTGTTACAGGTAAAGATCTCTTGAAAGCCGTCTTTGACACCCTTTGCACTTTTGACAGCTCTGAAGAAGCAAAGACGATCATGGTTGACTACTTGACATTGGCTTACTCTGCAGAAGCTAAGGCCTTGTCCTCAGAGAGCAGCACCTCCTCTGACAACTCAGTTCCAGCCATTGCCCCACAAGCCCTGTTACCCAACATTACTGCTCTGGCTAAAGCCTTGGTTCCCTCCAACATCACCATCCTCAAAGTGATCAACTGcagttttatagaaatagaagcaACTGCCACCATCCCTGGGACCTCAGACATAAATCACAGCCCCACAGGAGGAAAGGCCCTGTCTGCTCCTGAAACATCAGCTTTGCCTGACTCCAATGAAGACACATCACACTTCACCAGGACCACACTTCACTCAGCCCCTGCTGAGATCTTGTCAACAGCCAGTGCCACAGTATCAACCACACCTGATAGCACACTCACCATCAGTAGCACCACTGAGACTGAAACAACAGCAGCCAAGGCCACCCCTCCCAGTGGAAAGTTGATGACAGTCAGCACTAACTTCTTGGAAGGAAACTCAACCCTCTCTGTTGGAACAAGCCACACCAAGGTCTCAGAGGCAGTTACAACATCCACAGAAGCTTGGTCAACAGTAGGCAAAGCGACCTCCCCTGCTGGGTTCTCGGCCATGGTCTACAGCCTCTCTGAAGTAGCCACCATCATGAACTCCACCCCCTCAGAGACTTCTACCACAGGCAGCACATTCAGTGGGCCTGTTCCCCTTAGCAGGAACCCGCTTCCTTCTGCCCATCTGACGACGGCCAGCAGTAGTCAAGTAATAAACACCACTTTAGCCAagaccacagcctcagcaaagaCCTCTAAGATGGCCAGCACAGCTGCGGGGAAGCCCTCAAGAGCCACCCCTACCACTGTTCCAAGATGGACAGATGTTACTGCAG GCAGGAATGGAGGCTTCCTCCTCCTGAGGCTGAGTGTGGTCTCCCCAGAAGACCTCACTGACCCCACAGTGACAGAGAGGCTGATGCAGCAG GTGCTTACGCCTCCCATCCAAGTCTCCCTGCTGCGCGTCAGGAGGGGCTGA